The DNA sequence CTTCGACCAGGCCATGCTGCTTTCTTATGGAACCACCACCCGCAAAGCCATCATTGATGGTTCAGACAAAGACGTGGACTGGTACAAATTCGAGGGCAAAAAAGGTCAAAAGATTGCCCTCGAAGTGCTGACCCAGAGCGCCTACGCGGATTCTGCTCTGGACTCTGTGGTGTACCTGTATCCTCCCATTGTCAACAGTGCCACCCAGCCTCTGGCGGTCAATGACGATGCCAATCCCCTCACAGGGACGGACATGGGTTCCAAACTGGAGTACACCCTCACTGAAGACAGCACTTACTACGTGATGGTCACCAGTGCCAGAGTTGCTGAAGGCTACACGGACAACAATGCCAAGAACACCTACAAACTCAAACTGAGTTGGCTCAACCAAGGAGCGATCAAGTGAGAAAGCCCATTTTTTCCTCTCTGGCCCTCATCACCCTGACCGCTGTGATGGCAGGTTGCTCCAATGCCACCCTGCCAACACAGAATGCTTTGCCTGCTCCACACGCAGCACAGACCAGCAAACCCAGTACCCTCAAAGTGGAAGAGACCAACCGCTGGTTTGTGAAATTTGGTGTCACTGGCACCGGTATTCAGCCCATGTCTGCTCAAACCCTCTCCAAACTTGCAGCAGACCAGAACATTGATTACCAGCAGAACTACACGTTCAGTCGCGTTTTCAATGGGGTGTCTGTCACAGCAACAAAAGAAAACATTGATCGGATTGCTGCACTGCCTGGTGTGGTATCGATCAGCCCAGTACGCATGATCAAACCTGCTGGATTTGTGAAAGCAGATCCCATCACCCCTGATCTGGCCACAGCCATCACCCAAACCGGAGTGGATGTTGCCCAAAACGAACTGGGGCTGACAGGCAAAGGCATCAAAGTGGGTGTCATCGATTCAGGAATTGATGTGGATCACCCAGACCTGAAAGGTCGCATTGTGGCCCAGAAAGATTTCGTGGGAGACAACTACGGAGTCAATGACAGCTACATTCCCAAACCAGATGCGGTTGCCGATGACTGTGGTGGTCACGGTACCCACGTGGCAGGCATTGTGGGCGCCAATGGCACCGTCAAAGGTGTTGCCCCTGAAGTTTCTTTTGGTGCCTACCGTGTCTTTGGATGTGATGGCTCCACCTACGATGACATTCTGGTGGCTGCACTTGAGCAATCTGTGGTGGACCAGATGGATGTGGTCAACATGAGTCTGGGCAGCTTTGGCACCTGGCCCAATGACGTGACTTCAGAAGCCATCAAGAATGCAATTGCTGCCGGTGTGATTGTGGTGGCTTCTGCTGGCAACAACGGAACAGAAGGTCCATTTGCACTGGGTGGAATTTCTGGTACCGAAGGGGCCATCAGTGTGGCCAGCTATGAAAACTCTGGTGTGCGTTTGAATTACTTCACTGCCAATGGAGTGGATGTGGGCTACCTGCCCGGATCAGACAGTGCGGCTGTTCCCACTTCTGGCACCATGGAAATGGTGCGCACCGGTTCTGCTTTGTCCACTGCAGATGCATGTGCTGCATTGCCTGCTGACAGCCTCAAAGGCAAAGTGGCTCTGGTCCGTCGTGGTGGATGCACTTTCACCACCAAAGCCGACAATGCCAAAGCTGCAGGGGCTGCTGCGGTGGTGATTTACAACAACTCTGCAGGCTATCCCGGGTTGAGTGTGGTTTCCACCATTCCAGTCATGGGCACAGACAAAGCCGTGGGAGAAGCTCTGGATGCCAAACTGGCTGCAGGGGAGACGCTTACGGTCACCTGGAAAGCTGAAATGAAATCATTCGTCAATCCAGTCGGCAACCTGCCTTCTGATTTCACCAGCTATGGTCCAGACGTGCTGCTCAAGTTCAAGCCTGATGTTGCTGCTCCCGGTGGACAGATTTACTCCACCTATCCTCTGGAATTGGGTGGATATGCAACCCTCAGTGGGACTTCCATGGCTTCCCCACACGTGGCTGGCATCGTTGCTCTGATGCTGCAAGCCCGCCCAGAGCTCAAGAAAGACAGCCAAAAAGTGCTGACCCTCTTGCAGAACAACTCCAATCCTGGGGTGTTCAAAGGCACCAGCATTCTGGACGGGGTCAACCGTCAGGGGTCTGGCATGGTCAATGTGGTGAACAGCATCCAGAATCCTGTTCGCACGGAACCCAGCCGTCTGTCTCTGGAAGAAATTCAAGGAACAGTGACCCGCACCATCCGTCTCTACAACGATGGTCCCAACACACTGACGTACAACGTCAGCCATGAGCCTGCTGTTGGAACTTTCGGCACTTCGCCTGTGCAGTTCAGCGACAAAGTGGCCAATGTTCAATTGCAAGCCTCCAGAGTGACCCTGTACCCCGGAAACAGTGTGGTGCTTCGTGTGGACATCACTCCTCCTGCTGAAGACCGCAACGGCAGCATGTTCAGTGGCTACATCACCTTCAAATCTGCCACAGGCAAAACGGTACGTGTGCCATACATGGGTTACAAGGGTGACTATCAGACACAACCTGCCATGACCTACAACTTCCTGACCATGTACGATCCTGAAACCAAACAGGACT is a window from the Deinococcus misasensis DSM 22328 genome containing:
- a CDS encoding pre-peptidase C-terminal domain-containing protein, producing the protein QSATISVNGGEAQTLTLGADGSFSFNQTGLDDGTYSVEIKAKDTSGNEKVLNSSFKVVLPDLFEPNNTFDQAMLLSYGTTTRKAIIDGSDKDVDWYKFEGKKGQKIALEVLTQSAYADSALDSVVYLYPPIVNSATQPLAVNDDANPLTGTDMGSKLEYTLTEDSTYYVMVTSARVAEGYTDNNAKNTYKLKLSWLNQGAIK
- a CDS encoding S8 family serine peptidase, yielding MRKPIFSSLALITLTAVMAGCSNATLPTQNALPAPHAAQTSKPSTLKVEETNRWFVKFGVTGTGIQPMSAQTLSKLAADQNIDYQQNYTFSRVFNGVSVTATKENIDRIAALPGVVSISPVRMIKPAGFVKADPITPDLATAITQTGVDVAQNELGLTGKGIKVGVIDSGIDVDHPDLKGRIVAQKDFVGDNYGVNDSYIPKPDAVADDCGGHGTHVAGIVGANGTVKGVAPEVSFGAYRVFGCDGSTYDDILVAALEQSVVDQMDVVNMSLGSFGTWPNDVTSEAIKNAIAAGVIVVASAGNNGTEGPFALGGISGTEGAISVASYENSGVRLNYFTANGVDVGYLPGSDSAAVPTSGTMEMVRTGSALSTADACAALPADSLKGKVALVRRGGCTFTTKADNAKAAGAAAVVIYNNSAGYPGLSVVSTIPVMGTDKAVGEALDAKLAAGETLTVTWKAEMKSFVNPVGNLPSDFTSYGPDVLLKFKPDVAAPGGQIYSTYPLELGGYATLSGTSMASPHVAGIVALMLQARPELKKDSQKVLTLLQNNSNPGVFKGTSILDGVNRQGSGMVNVVNSIQNPVRTEPSRLSLEEIQGTVTRTIRLYNDGPNTLTYNVSHEPAVGTFGTSPVQFSDKVANVQLQASRVTLYPGNSVVLRVDITPPAEDRNGSMFSGYITFKSATGKTVRVPYMGYKGDYQTQPAMTYNFLTMYDPETKQDYDQVDGAVYDLSKNQFPKVYYHLAMPAQVMTVEVLNAATGKPLFNTGSEVLRAESLSRNQIVRDGGAYYFSAYTWNASIKKAQMKAGVPVTKTIADGAYRLKVNALRAGGDVNNAAHWDTWVSPVFYIKNAN